A region of Carassius auratus strain Wakin chromosome 41, ASM336829v1, whole genome shotgun sequence DNA encodes the following proteins:
- the LOC113059667 gene encoding uncharacterized protein LOC113059667: MSIKKCETMKRMGVPGKILCILMLLLHKSSQQQVFNDANTLHLPNNYDIGWMKTLNDNKLISDITIPGTHDSLALHGGPAAECQAWSLQDQLNAGIRYFDLRVSGDELKVMHGPISQHTTFSEAFNTINNFLSIYQTETVLVRLKHSSKFPDHVISDLEYNSNSWVRNVIPRIGEVRGKVVFIQKNSFHLGISLHETDKHGDYKVGNVGKKKDKIIAHLNEALDTCRNGNVVLNYSSGTGFPLLRVDNSPKHLAKEINPWLYNNLKGAYEEKKKFCFGVIAMDFPGFDLIQMVINFNKQ, encoded by the coding sequence ACTGCACAAGAGTAGTCAGCAACAAGTGTTTAATGATGCAAATACACTCCATCTCCCTAACAATTATGACATTGGCTGGATGAAAACTCTGAATGATAACAAGTTAATTTCCGACATCACTATTCCTGGTACCCATGACAGCTTGGCCCTTCATGGAGGACCAGCAGCAGAATGTCAGGCATGGTCGCTACAGGACCAGCTAAATGCCGGCATACGCTACTTTGACTTGAGAGTGTCTGGAGATGAACTGAAAGTTATGCATGGACCGATTTCCCAACATACAACATTCTCTGAAGCTTTCAACACAATAAACAActttttatctatataccaaaCAGAGACAGTGTTGGTCAGACTTAAGCATAGCAGCAAATTTCCAGATCATGTTATATCCGACCTTGAATATAATTCTAATAGTTGGGTTAGGAATGTCATACCAAGAATTGGAGAAGTAAGAGGAAAGGttgttttcattcaaaaaaatagcTTTCATCTGGGTATCTCTCTACATGAAACTGATAAACATGGTGACTATAAAGTAGGAAATGtgggaaaaaagaaagataaaattaTTGCCCATCTGAATGAGGCTTTGGATACATGTAGGAATGGTAATGTTGTTTTGAACTATTCAAGCGGCACAGGCTTTCCTCTTTTAAGGGTAGACAACTCCCCAAAACATTTGGCGAAAGAAATCAACCCTTGGCTATATAATAATCTCAAAGGCgcttatgaagaaaaaaaaaagttttgttttgggGTTATAGCCATGGACTTTCCAGGCTTTGATTTGATACAAATGGTCATAAATTTTAATAAACAGTAA